Genomic DNA from Gemmatimonadota bacterium:
CGCTCAATGCGTTGGCACGGGCTTTGTCGATCATCTCTTGAGTCATGTCGACACCGATCACCCTCCCCCTCGGCCCCACCTGCGTCGCGGCGAGGAAGCAGTCGATGCCTGCGCCGCATCCCAGATCCAACACGGTCTGCCCCTCCTCTAGCGAGGCGATGGCAGTCGGATTCCCGCACCCGAGCCCGAGATTCGCGTCTTCGGGTAGGTCGGCGAGCTCGTGCTCGGAGTACCCGATCGACCGGCTGATCTCGTCGGCCCTCGTCGTCGTCTCCGGGCCGCAGCAGGAGGGCTCGCAGCACCCGGCTCCTTCCGCCGCACGCGCATACCGGTCCAGTAACGCCTGTTTCACGTCTGTGTTCGCATGTGTCGTCAAATGAATCC
This window encodes:
- the arsM gene encoding arsenite methyltransferase, translated to MTTHANTDVKQALLDRYARAAEGAGCCEPSCCGPETTTRADEISRSIGYSEHELADLPEDANLGLGCGNPTAIASLEEGQTVLDLGCGAGIDCFLAATQVGPRGRVIGVDMTQEMIDKARANALSGSYDNVEFRLGEIEALPLADATVDVIISNCVLNLSPRKDKVLAEAWRVLKPGGRVVVSDMVSDLPVPEVLAGNVDAVAACLPTFRDDYLQQFRDAGFDELHPQ